GCATTAAGTAGTTACTTAAAGTTTAAAAAATGATTTTACTTGTCAAGTTTTATGTCCTTATGCTTCTATAACACTACTATGGAAGGCAATAGCACTCATTTTCTACTAAAATTTAAAAAGTTCAAATAAGTATTAGAAAAAACAATACTTTTGTATATACTTTCAAATTTAAAATTATTTATGAGAATAATTATTGCTGGTGCTGGTGAAGTAGGTTTTCATTTAGCAAAGCTACTCTCTTTTGAAGCTCACGACATTACACTTATCGATGAAAAATCTGAACGATTGCACTATGCTGATTTACGTTTAGATATAAAAGTAATGAAAGGTAATGCCACATCAATACGAGTTTTAAAACAAGCTGATGTAAAACATACGGATTTGGTAATAGCAGTAACTTCAAATGAAACTGTGAACATTACTATATGCTTTTTAGCTAAAAGACTAGGTGCTAAGCAAACCATTGCGAGAGTCCGTAATTCAGAATTCATAGATAATAAAAATGAAATTAATTTTTCAGAATATGGAATTGATGAATTAATTTCTACAGAAGAATTAGCTACCAAAGAAATTAAAATGCTTCTGAATCAGGCGGCTTTTAACCATATGCATGAATTTGAAGATGGTCAATTGAGCTTATTAGGTATTATATTATCTAAATCGGCACCATTTGTAGGAATGTCTGTAAAAGAGGCTGCAGCTACTTTTCCAGAAATTCATTTTATGCCCATTGCAATACAGACCAATAATTCAAGCAATAGTATAATCCCAAGAGGTGATACTGTGTTTAAAAGTGGAGACCTTGCTTTCTTTATTACTGTAAAAGAAGGGGTTAATGAATTATATAAATTAACTGGTAAAACAAGAGAGCCTGTAAAAAACATAATGATATTGGGTGGTAGTTCTGTAGGTAGAAGAGTAGCCAAACAATTATGTAACAAACACCTGAATGTCAAAATTATAGAAAAAAACAAAGCGAGAGCGTTAGAATTGGCTGACAGGTTACCAAATGCCTTGGTAATACATGGTGATGGTAGAGACATTGAACTATTAGATGAGGAAAGTATAGAAAGCATGGATGTTTTTATTGGAGCTACAACAAGCTCTGAAGCAAATATTATGGCCTGCTTAATTGCAAAATCAAAGGGTGTAAAAAAGACCATTGCATTAGCTGAAATTGTAGATTATTCTAAACTATCTCATTCCATCGGAATCCATAGTATTATCAATAAAAAATTATTAGCAGCAAATTCTATTTTTAAACATGTTAGAAAAGGTGATGTATTAGAAATTGCTACCTTAAATAATTTAGATGTTGAAATCTTAGAATTTCAAGTTAGAGAAGGATCTAAAATTACGTCTAAAGACATTAGAGATTTAAACTTGCCTAGAGAAGCTACCATTGGTGGTGTTATTAGAGATGGGAAAGGAATCATTGCTTTAGGGGACTTTAGAATTAGAACGAATGATAAAGTAGTTGTAAGCTGTTTATCAGATACACTTAAACAAGTCGAAAAGTATTTCGCCTAAGATCACATTAAAATATAAATGAAAAATTTAAACATAAAAATCATTTTTCAAATGATGGGGTTTCTCCTCATTTTTAATGGTCTTTTTATGCTCATATCAGCAGGTGTAAGTTATTACTACAAAGACGGTGCTACTGAAGGAATCTTTTTTGCAGGCATCATCACCATAATGGCAGGGTTAATTTCGAGGTTTACAACCAAAAATTTTAAAAAAAGAATTAATAAGCAAGAGGGCTATATCATAGTTACCCTTGGTTGGGTTTTTATGTCGTTATCGGGCTCTTTACCCTATTTGTTCTCTGAAGCAATACCTTCATTTACCAATGCTTTTTTTGAAACAATGTCAGGCTATACCACAACAGGAGCCTCTATTTTAAATGATATTGAAAGTATGCCGCAGGGTATACTCTTTTGGCGAAGTACAACACATTGGATTGGCGGTATGGGTATTATTGTTTTAACCATAGCTGTTTTACCTTTATTAGGAATAGGAGGCATGCAACTTTTTGCCGCAGAAGCTCCAGGACCTTCAGCAGATAAATTACACCCCCGTATTACAGACACTGCTAAAAGATTGTATTTAATTTATTTAGGCCTTACAGTAGCAGAAGCTGTATTATTAAAACTAGCTGGGATGAGTATTTTTGATGCTGCAAACCATGCTATGAGCACACTTTCTACTGGTGGGTTTTCAACAAAAAATGCGAGTGTTGCCTTTTGGAATGACAAACCAATAATACATTATATCATAACCATTTTCATGATCATTGCAGGTACAAATTTTGTATTAACCTATTTTGCTTTCAGAGGAAAATTAAACAATGTTTTTAAAGATGAGGAGTTTAGAGCCTATATTCTTAATATTATAGGAATTAGTGTTATTGTTGCGTTGATTATATATTTTAAAGCAGATGTTTCTAACCTCGCCACAGAGACACAATTAATAGATCATCCTATGGTTTATGGCAGATTAGAAAGTGCTTTTAGACATGCTTTCTTTCAAGTAGCCAGTGTTATAACTACCACAGGGTTTGTTTCGGCAGATTTTACTGTTTGGACTCATTTTCTAACCATATTGTTTTTTATCCTAATGTTTTTTGGAGCTTCAGCTGGTTCAACATCTGGTGGTATTAAATTTGTTCGTCATATTATAATGATAAAAAACGGTATTTTAGAATTTAAAAGATCAATGCATCCAAGTGCAATCATACCCGTTTGGTATAATGGCAAAACAGTTTCTCAAGATATTGTATTTAACATTATGGCTTTTGTTATTCTCTATTTAATTGTATTTGCTCTAGGCTCCTTAGTCTTTGGATTACTTGGCCTTGATTTTATAACTGCCATTGGTGGTTCTGCTTCCTCTCTAGGTAATGTTGGACCTGCATTTGGTCAATTAAGCCCAGTAAACAATTATGATAGTTTACCAAGTTTAGGTAAATGGTGGTCTGCCTTTTTAATGCTATTAGGTAGACTCGAGTTATTTACCGTTTTAATACTATTTACCCCTTACTTTTGGAAAACAGGTAAATTCTAAATAAAAAAATCCATCTTAAATTAATAAGATGGATTTTTTTTTGTTTGAATACTATGTTTCAATCAATTATTAATTTACATCCCACCATAATTTAGTGTATAAATCATCAGCTCCTTGAGCAGTAATAATGGCTTGATAATTATCAGGATTATTATCTTGTACTGAAGAATCATAAGCATCTCTAACAGGAATTCTAGGATCAGCAGCGTTTGCAGAAGGTACTAATACTGGGTAATCAAATCTTCTCCATTCCGCCCAAGACTCAGGTCCATTTAAATATAATGCCACCCATTTTTCATAAGCAATATCATTTATACCTGTATAAGGATGTGTGGCAACATATGCTGCGATATCAAGTGCATCAACTCCCCATGCTTCCATAGAGGCTGTTATACCTTCGGCAAACAAAACAGCAGCTGTACTTCCACCAACATTCCAACCATTTGCTGCAGCTTCTGCCATTGCAAATTTCATTTGAGCGGCAGTGTAAATTGGTGTTGGAGTATCTACTGTATAAGTTATAAAAGCAGGAGGGAAAGAATAATCTGGCACATTACCATTCACCTCTCCGTTAGGAGCACCTACATATGCAGCATCTGCTCCACCAGGAAATGCTGGGGTTGGATAGATTGAATCTCTTGCAGGTTCTGCATATTTAAATAATCTTGGGTCTAACTCACTTCTTAAAGATTCCATCATGGTAACTGAAAGAATATAATCTTCTCTAGTTTTCCATCTATCAGCCCATGGACTATCATCTGCATCAACACTACCATAAACGTATTCAATATTTTGAGCGTTTGTGCTAATAAAATCACCTGAGGCAATTACCTCTTCAAATTTAGTTTGAGCCAATGAAGGGTTCACATGAGAAATACGCATAGCCATTGTCATTTTTAATGAATTTGCAAAAAGAGTCCATTTGTCCATATCTCCGTCAAAAATAACATCACCAACTGGGTTTAATTCAGAAGCATCAATTAAGCTTAAGGCATAATCGATATCTGTAAACATAATAGTATACAATTCTTCTTGAGTATCAAACTTGGGTTGCGGGTTATCAATTCCTTGAAATCCTTCCGTCCAAGGTAAGCCACCCCATCTGTCCGTCATAAATTGTAAAATAAATGTTCTTACAATAGTTGCTACTGCTATTTGGTTATTATTAGAACCATATGCTCCAGCGGCATCTTTAGTAGCTTCAGCTTCATTCAATTCAATAATTCTATTCAAATTTTGAATGGATCCTG
The nucleotide sequence above comes from Aureibaculum algae. Encoded proteins:
- the trkA gene encoding Trk system potassium transporter TrkA, which produces MRIIIAGAGEVGFHLAKLLSFEAHDITLIDEKSERLHYADLRLDIKVMKGNATSIRVLKQADVKHTDLVIAVTSNETVNITICFLAKRLGAKQTIARVRNSEFIDNKNEINFSEYGIDELISTEELATKEIKMLLNQAAFNHMHEFEDGQLSLLGIILSKSAPFVGMSVKEAAATFPEIHFMPIAIQTNNSSNSIIPRGDTVFKSGDLAFFITVKEGVNELYKLTGKTREPVKNIMILGGSSVGRRVAKQLCNKHLNVKIIEKNKARALELADRLPNALVIHGDGRDIELLDEESIESMDVFIGATTSSEANIMACLIAKSKGVKKTIALAEIVDYSKLSHSIGIHSIINKKLLAANSIFKHVRKGDVLEIATLNNLDVEILEFQVREGSKITSKDIRDLNLPREATIGGVIRDGKGIIALGDFRIRTNDKVVVSCLSDTLKQVEKYFA
- a CDS encoding TrkH family potassium uptake protein, which encodes MKNLNIKIIFQMMGFLLIFNGLFMLISAGVSYYYKDGATEGIFFAGIITIMAGLISRFTTKNFKKRINKQEGYIIVTLGWVFMSLSGSLPYLFSEAIPSFTNAFFETMSGYTTTGASILNDIESMPQGILFWRSTTHWIGGMGIIVLTIAVLPLLGIGGMQLFAAEAPGPSADKLHPRITDTAKRLYLIYLGLTVAEAVLLKLAGMSIFDAANHAMSTLSTGGFSTKNASVAFWNDKPIIHYIITIFMIIAGTNFVLTYFAFRGKLNNVFKDEEFRAYILNIIGISVIVALIIYFKADVSNLATETQLIDHPMVYGRLESAFRHAFFQVASVITTTGFVSADFTVWTHFLTILFFILMFFGASAGSTSGGIKFVRHIIMIKNGILEFKRSMHPSAIIPVWYNGKTVSQDIVFNIMAFVILYLIVFALGSLVFGLLGLDFITAIGGSASSLGNVGPAFGQLSPVNNYDSLPSLGKWWSAFLMLLGRLELFTVLILFTPYFWKTGKF
- a CDS encoding SusD/RagB family nutrient-binding outer membrane lipoprotein — protein: MNKKIKNIALILCISFIYSSCETVDFGDVNDNPNGPTAAVTSQLLTGAEITVATVVTHMQGILYTQQLTEGQYPGWSRYTTLTANYNDYFTGSIQNLNRIIELNEAEATKDAAGAYGSNNNQIAVATIVRTFILQFMTDRWGGLPWTEGFQGIDNPQPKFDTQEELYTIMFTDIDYALSLIDASELNPVGDVIFDGDMDKWTLFANSLKMTMAMRISHVNPSLAQTKFEEVIASGDFISTNAQNIEYVYGSVDADDSPWADRWKTREDYILSVTMMESLRSELDPRLFKYAEPARDSIYPTPAFPGGADAAYVGAPNGEVNGNVPDYSFPPAFITYTVDTPTPIYTAAQMKFAMAEAAANGWNVGGSTAAVLFAEGITASMEAWGVDALDIAAYVATHPYTGINDIAYEKWVALYLNGPESWAEWRRFDYPVLVPSANAADPRIPVRDAYDSSVQDNNPDNYQAIITAQGADDLYTKLWWDVN